The Pseudomonas putida nucleotide sequence AGCTTGCGGCCGCCTTCCAGGTAGACCCCGCCCTTGATCAGGATGCCCTTGCGCGCCGCAGCGGCCAGGCCACTGACGATGGTCACCGGGGTGGAAATGACCAGCGCACACGGGCATGCCACCACCAGCAATACCAGCGCGCGGTACACCCAGTCGAACCAGGCACCGGCCATGAACAGTGGCGGGATCACTGCCACTGCCAGGGCCACTGCGAATACCACCGGGGTGTAGATGCGCGAGAACTGGTCGACGAAACGCTGGGTAGGCGCACGCGCACCCTGTGCCTCTTCGACGGCCTTGATGATGCGCGCCAGGGTCGACTGCCCTGCGGCCGCCGTCACGCGGTACTCCAGGGCGCCGGCCTGGTTGATGGTGCCGGCGAACAGCTTGTCGCCTGCTGCCTTTTCCACAGGCAAGCTTTCGCCGGTGATCGGCGCCTGATCGACACTCGATTGACCGCTGACCACTTCACCATCCAGGCCGATGCGCTCGCCCGGTCGCACCCGTACCAAGGCACCGATAGCTACCTCACGCACCTCCACCTCGCGCCACTGGCCATCGGCCTGCTGCACCGTGGCCATGTCCGGAGCCAGCTGCATCAGCCCGCCGATGGCATTGCGTGCACGGTCCAGCGAGCGCGCCTCGATCAGCTCGGCGACGGTGAACAGCACCATGACCATGGCCGCTTCCGGCCACTGGCCAATCAGCACGGCGCCGGTCACGGCGATGCTCATCAGCGCATTGATATTGAGGTTGCGGTTCTTCAGGGCGATCCAGCCCTTCTTGTAGGTGCCCAGGCCGCAGCCGAGGATTGCCGCCAGCGCGAGCGCGGCAACCAGCCATTCTGGCGCGAGGCTGGCGAAGTGCACGATTTCGGCGGCGATCGCGGCAACACCCGACAGCGCCAGCGGCCACCAGCGGGTCTTGAGCGGCTGCGCTGCAGGGGTGCTGCCGTCGTCTTCAGCGGCCAGCGGCTCGGCCTTCATACCGAGGCTGTCGATGGCGCGCTCGATCTCTCCGGTATCGCTCAAGGTATGGCGCACACCGAGCACACGGTTGATCAGGTTGAACTCGAGCTGCTCGACGCCCGCCAGTTTGCCCAGCTTGTCCTGGATCAGGGTCTGCTCGGTGGGGCAGTCCATGGCGTCGATGCGAAAACGGCTGAACTGCGCATGGCTGCTGGCCTTCTCGCGCAGTTGCACCAAAGCGGGCGCGGCACTGGAGCCACAGCAGCTGTGGGCGTGAGGGGCATGGCCGTGGTCTTCAACGCCATGGGCATGGTCGTGCGAATGCTTGTGTTCGTGGCTGACAGGCTGGTTCATGGGGTCATCCTTAAATTGAGCCTGTTGCCAAGTGAACACCCTGTAGCCACTATAGGGTCAAGCCATTTGCTGGAGATTTCGCCATGAAAATCGGAGAACTGGCCAAAGCCACCGACTGCGCCGTGGAAACCATCCGCTACTACGAGCGTGAACAATTGCTGCCGGAGCCGGCGCGCACCGAGGGCAACTACCGGCAGTACACCCAGGCCCATGTGGAGCGGCTGACCTTCATCCGCAACTGCCGAACGCTGGACATGACCCTGGACGAGATCCGCAGCCTGCTACGCCTGCGCGACAGCCCCGGCGATTCGTGCGGCAGCGTCAATGCGCTGATCGACGAACATATCGAGCATGTGCAGGCGCGGATCGATGGCTTGGTGGCGTTGCAGGAGCAGCTGGTGGAGCTGCGGCGGCGCTGCAATGCGCAGGGGGCAGAGTGCGCGATCTTGCAGCAACTAGAGACGAATGGGGCGGTATCGGTGCCGGATACAGAGCATTCGCATGTGGGGCGTAGCCACGGGCATTGACATTGCCGGGGGCGCTTTGCGCCCCCGCCAATCTAGAGAATCACACCGCCATCGGCGCCGTCATCGGCGCATGGTGCTCATACCCTTCCAGGCTGAAGTCACTCGGCTCGATCTTCTCCAGCCACTCCGGCTCGTACTTGCCGGTCTTGGCAAATTCCGGCACACGGTCACTGATCACCAGCTTCGGTGCTTCCAGTGGCTCACGCTTGAGCTGCTCGTTGAGCATGTCCAAGTGATTTTCATACACATGGGCATCGCCGATGAAGTAGGTGAACCAGCGCGGAGTGTAGCCGGTCAGGCGGCCGAACAGCGACAGCAGCGCCGCGCCTTCGGTGAGGTTGAACGGCGTGCCCAGGCCCAGGTCGTTGGAGCGGATGTAGAGGGTCAGGGAAATCTCTCTGGTCTCGACATTCGGGTGAAACTGGTACAGCAGGTGGCACGGCGGCAGGGCCATTTCGTCGAGCTGGGCGCAGTTCCAGCCGTGGAACAGGATGCGCCGGCTGCCAGGGTCTTTGGCGATGGTGTCCAGGCACTGGCGCACCTGGTCGATGGCCTTGTACAGGATGACGAACGCCACCCCGTCCTCTTCGTCCTGGGCGATGCGACGGAAACCCGCCTGCTCGGCCATCTCGATGGCTGCCGGGTTGCTCAGCGGGATGCGCTTGTAGCCCGGCCACTGGCGCCATTGCACGCCGTAGATCTCACCCAGGTCGTCATGCCCCTGGCGGAACGGGTTGGCCAGCCATTGGGCGTTCTCGTTGGCGTTCTGATCCCAGACCTTGCAGCCCAGCTCGCGGAATTCACCGGCGTTCTTCACCCCTCGCAGGAAGCCGACCATCTCGCCGATTGCCGACTTGAACGCCAGCTTGCGCGTGGTGATGGCCGGGAAGCCTTTTTGCAGGTCGAAACGCAGCATGGCGCCCGGCAGACTGATGGTGCGGATGCCGGTGCGGTTGCCCTGCAGCGTGCCGTTCTCGATGACGTCGCGGACCAGGTCCAGATACTGTTTCATGGCTTACCTGTAACAAGAACGGCAGGGGGATCACCCCTGCCGTGGGAATAATCAGGCGGGTTTCGCCGTGGGTTTGCGATTATAAGCCCACCAGATCAGGCCAAGGCCAGCCAGGATCATCGGCACGCAGAGAATCTGACCCATGGTCAGCCAGCCCCAGGCGATGTAACCGAGCTGTGCGTCCGGCACACGGACGAACTCCACGATGAAACGGAAGATGCCGTAGAACAGCGCAAACATGCCGGAAACCGCCATGGTTGGCCGCGGCTTGCGCGAGAACAGCCAGAGGATGACGAACAGCGCCACGCCTTCCAGGGCGAACTGGTACAGCTGCGACGGGTGGCGCGGCAGTTGGGCCGGGTCGCTGAAGGGCGGAAAGATCATCGCCCATGGCACGTCGGTAGGTTTGCCCCACAGCTCGGCGTTGATGAAGTTGCCGATGCGCCCGGCGCCTAGGCCGATCGGCACCAGCGGCGCGACGAAGTCCATCAGCTCGAAGAACGACTTGTTGTTGCGCTTGCCGAACCACAGCGCGGCCAGCATCACACCGATGAAGCCACCGTGGAACGACATGCCGCCCTTCCACACCTCGAAGATCAGCGTCGGGTTGGCCAGGTAGGCGTGCAGGTCGTAGAACAGCACATAGCCCAGGCGCCCGCCGACGATCACCCCCATCGACAACCAGAACACCAGGTCGGAGAGTTTCTCGCGGGTCCAGGTCGGGTCGAAGCGGTTGAGCCGGCGCGAGGCCAGCAGCCAGGCACCGCCGATGCCGACCAGGTACATCAGGCCGTACCAGTGGATTTTCAGTGGCCCGAGGGCTACGGCCACGGGGTCTATCTGCGGGTAAGGCAGCATGGAACTTCCTCTCGATTCAAATCAGAAAGCTGAGGCCGACGCAGAACAGCAAGGCTGCGAACAGGCGTTTCAACAGGCGTGGCGACAGCTTGTGCGCCAGGCGCGCACCAAAGCGCGCGAAAAACATGCTGGTCACGGCAATGCCGACCAGCGCCGGCAGGTAGACGAAACCAATGCTGTGGGGCGGCAAGTGTTCCTCGTGCCAGCCCAGCAACATGAAGCTCAGGGCGCTGGCCAGGGCAATCGGCAAGCCGCATGCCGAGGAGGTCGCCACGGCCTTTTGCATCGGCAGGCCGCGCCAGGTCAGGAACGGCACGGTCAGCGAGCCGCCGCCGATGCCGAAGATCGCCGACGCCCAGCCGATCACCCCGCCGGCGCCGATCAAGGCCGGCTTGCCAGGGATGTCATGGCTGGCCTTTGGCTTGAGGTCCAGGGCCATCTGCGCGGCGATGATCAGGGCGAACACACCGATTATCTTCTGCAACTGCGGGCCCTGGATCAGCGACGCGGTCTTGGCGCCGATACCGGCGCCGATGAGGATACCGAGGGTCATCCAGGCGAAGATAGGCCATTGCACCGCGCCCTTGCGATGGTGCTCGAGCACGGCGTTGATCGAAGTGAAGACGATGGTCGCCAGCGAGGTACCGACTGCCAGGTGGGTCAACACCGACGCGTCGAAGCCCTGCAGGGTGAAGCTGAACACCAGCACCGGCACGATGATGATGCCGCCACCCACGCCGAACAGCCCGGCCAGCACGCCGGCGCAGGCGCCCAACAGCAGATAGAGCACGAATTCCATTCGTCTTCCCCGAAAAAACAATCCGGCATGGTAACGGAAGCCGGGCTCGGGGCTCTAGTGAACTCTGTGACAGGATGGATCGACACCCGTGCAGTGGGTACAGTGGGCAAAAACACAGAGGCCCAACCTATGTGCCTGATCGTATTTGCCTGGCGACCGGGGCATGCCCTGCCGCTGATCGTCGCGGCCAACCGTGACGAGTTCTACGCCCGCCCGACCCAGGCCCTGGCCGCCTGGGAAGATGCGCCCGGGGTGCATGCCGGGCGCGACCTTGAAGCCGGCGGTACCTGGCTGGGCGTCGGCCCGCAGGGGCGCTTCGCGGCGCTGACCAACATTCGCGACCCGGGGCAGGTGCTGGGGCCACGCTCGCGGGGCGAGCTGGTGGCGGCGTATCTGCAGGGTGAACTGGGGGTGGAGGCCTACCTCGACCAGGTCGCCAGCCACAGTGGGCAGTATTCAGGGTTCAATCTGCTGGTGGGTGATGGCCATCAGCTGGGCTACCTGCATGCCCGGGACGCGGCGCCACGCTTGCTGGAGGCCGGGGTGTACGGGCTTTCCAATGCCGGGCTGGATACGCCGTGGCCGAAGCTGGTGAAAGCGCGCACTGGGTTGCAGGGGATGCTGGACACGGCCGACCCACAGCGGTTGCTGGCGTTGCTGGCGGACAACGAGCTGGCAGCCGACGGTGAGCTACCGGAGACCGGCGTGGGGGTGGCGACCGAGAAGTTGCTGTCGAGCGTGTTCATTGCCAGCCAGAACTATGGCACCCGGGCGAGCACCGTGCTGATTGTGGATGATCAGGGCAGAAGACGGCTGGTTGAGCGCAGCTTCGGGCCCTTTGGTGGGCATCTTGGGGAAGTCAGCCTGGAAGTGTGATGTTGAATTCACCGGCCCTCAAATTCAGAGGGTTTTGTTGGCCCCAGGCCCGATCATCCGCGCCAGGCCGAGGTTCTTCAGGGCCAACTGCAGCGAGCTGTGGATAACTTGCGGGTTGTCATGGCTCAAGGCTTCGACCAGCAACTCCTTGGCCTTGCTCATGTTCACCTGGCGCAGCATCCACTTCACTTTCGGTAGGTTGGTGGCGTTCATCGACAGGCTGTCGAAGCCCATGGCCATCAACAGGATTGCCGCTGCCGGGTCACCGGCCATCTCGCCGCAGATACTGACCGGCTTGCCTTCGCCATGGGCATCACGCACCACAGTGTTGAGCGCCTGCAGCACGGCAGGGTGCAGATAGTCGTAAAGGTCGGCGACCCGCGGGTTGTTGCGGTCCACCGCCAACAGATACTGGGTCAGGTCATTGGAACCGACCGAAAGGAAGTCGACCTGCCGCGCCAGCTCCTTGGTCTGGTACACCGCCGCAGGGATCTCCACCATCACACCCACCGGCGGCATCGGCACGTCGGTGCCTTCGTCGCGCACCTCGCCCCAGGCACGGTGGATCAGGTGCAGTGCCTCTTCCAATTCGTGAATGCCAGAAATCATCGGCAGCAGGATGCGCAGGTTGTTCAGGCCCTCGCTGGCCTTGAGCATGGCGCGGGTCTGCACCAGGAAGATTTCCGGATGATCGAGTGTGACGCGAATGCCGCGCCAGCCGAGGAACGGGTTTTCTTCCTTGATCGGGAAGTACGACAGCGCCTTGTCACCACCAATGTCGAGGGTGCGCATGGTCACCGGCAGCGGGTGGAAGGCCGCCAGCTGCTCGCGGTAGATCGCCAGCTGCTCTTTCTCGCTAGGGAAGCGCTGGTTGATCATGAACGGTACTTCGGTGCGGTACAGGCCGACGCCTTCGGCGCCACGCTGCTGGGCACGGGCCACATCGGCGAGCAGGCCGGTGTTGACCCACAGCGGCATGCGGTGGCCATCGGGGGTAACGCACGGCAGTTCGCGCAGGGCATCGAGGCCCTGGGCCAGCTGGCGTTCCTCTTCGACCACGTCGCTGTACTGCTTGCGCAGCACCTCGCTGGGGTTGGTGAACACCTCGCCCTTGTAGCCGTCGACGATCATTTCGATGCCATCGACCTTGGAGTACGGCAGGTCGACCAGGCCCATCACCGTCGGGATGCCCATGGCCCGGGCGAGGATGGCGACGTGAGAGTTGCCCGACCCCAGTACCGAGACCAGGCCAACCAGCTTGCCTTCCGGCACTTCGCCGAGCATCGCCGGGGTCAGCTCTTCACTGACCAGGATGGTGTTGTCGGCATACACCAGCGACTGCGAGCGGGCTTCCTGCAGGTAAGCCAGCAGGCGCCGGCCAAGGTCCTTCACATCCGAGGCGCGCTCGCGCAGGTAGTCGTCGTCCATCAGCTCGAAGCGGTTGACATGCTCGCCAACCACCTGGCGCAGGGCGCCCTGGGCCCATTGGCCAGTCTTGATGACCTCGACCACCTCGCCACCGAGAGCAGCGTCTTCGAGCATCATCAGGTACACGTCGAACAGTGCGCGCTCTTCCGGGCGCAGCTGGGTCGCCAGCTTGGCTGACAGCTTGCGCATGTCGGCGCGCACGCCTTCGAGCGCGTTGTTGAACAGTTTCAGTTCGGCGTCGATGTCATCGACGGCCTTGTCCGGCACCACTTCCAGGTCGGCCGGTGGCAGCATGACCACGGCACGCCCGACAGCGGCACCCGGCGAGCCCGGCACGCCGACGAAGCGTGCCTCCTGGATGCCTTTGCCCTGGCGGCCCAGGCCCCGGATCGAACCGGTAGCTTCGGCGTGGGCGATAACCCCGGCGAGCTGAGCGCTCATGGTCACGAGGAAGGCTTCTTCACCTTCATCGAACTGGCGGCGCTCCTTCTGCTGGATGACCAGCACGCCCACCACACGGCGGTGGTGGATGATCGGCGCACCGAGGAAGGAGGCGAATTTCTCTTCGCCGGTTTCGGCGAAGTAGCGATAACGCGGGTGATCGGCGGCGTTTTCCAGGTTCAGCGGTTCTTCCCGGGTACCGACCAGGCCGACCAGGCCCTCGTTGGGGGCCATGCTGACCTTGCCGATGGAACGCTTGTTCAGGCCTTCGGTAGCCATCAGCACGAAGCGGTTGGTTTCCGGGTCGAGCAGGTACACCGAGCAGACCTGGCTGCCCATGGCCTCCTTGACGCGCAAGACAATGATCCCCAACGCCGTCTTGAGATCTTTGGCGGAGTTCACTTCCTGGACGATCTTGCGCAGCGTATTGAGCATGGCTCGGGGTCGAACTCCGTCGTCAGTCGCGCGTCAGCAGACGCGGTGCAAGCTCTTTCAGGGCACGGCGGTAGACTTCACGCTTGAATGTCACCACCTGGCCCAGCGGGTACCAATAGCTGACCCAGCGCCAGCCGTCGAATTCCGGCTTGCCGGTCAGGTCCATCCGCACCCGTTGTTCATTGCTCACCAGGCGCAGCAAAAACCACTTTTGCTTCTGGCCGATGCACAGCGGTTGGCTGTGGGTGCGGACCAGCCGCTGGGGTAAACGATAACGCAACCAGCCGCGGGTGCAGGCAAGAA carries:
- a CDS encoding thymidylate synthase, coding for MKQYLDLVRDVIENGTLQGNRTGIRTISLPGAMLRFDLQKGFPAITTRKLAFKSAIGEMVGFLRGVKNAGEFRELGCKVWDQNANENAQWLANPFRQGHDDLGEIYGVQWRQWPGYKRIPLSNPAAIEMAEQAGFRRIAQDEEDGVAFVILYKAIDQVRQCLDTIAKDPGSRRILFHGWNCAQLDEMALPPCHLLYQFHPNVETREISLTLYIRSNDLGLGTPFNLTEGAALLSLFGRLTGYTPRWFTYFIGDAHVYENHLDMLNEQLKREPLEAPKLVISDRVPEFAKTGKYEPEWLEKIEPSDFSLEGYEHHAPMTAPMAV
- the ptsP gene encoding phosphoenolpyruvate--protein phosphotransferase — encoded protein: MLNTLRKIVQEVNSAKDLKTALGIIVLRVKEAMGSQVCSVYLLDPETNRFVLMATEGLNKRSIGKVSMAPNEGLVGLVGTREEPLNLENAADHPRYRYFAETGEEKFASFLGAPIIHHRRVVGVLVIQQKERRQFDEGEEAFLVTMSAQLAGVIAHAEATGSIRGLGRQGKGIQEARFVGVPGSPGAAVGRAVVMLPPADLEVVPDKAVDDIDAELKLFNNALEGVRADMRKLSAKLATQLRPEERALFDVYLMMLEDAALGGEVVEVIKTGQWAQGALRQVVGEHVNRFELMDDDYLRERASDVKDLGRRLLAYLQEARSQSLVYADNTILVSEELTPAMLGEVPEGKLVGLVSVLGSGNSHVAILARAMGIPTVMGLVDLPYSKVDGIEMIVDGYKGEVFTNPSEVLRKQYSDVVEEERQLAQGLDALRELPCVTPDGHRMPLWVNTGLLADVARAQQRGAEGVGLYRTEVPFMINQRFPSEKEQLAIYREQLAAFHPLPVTMRTLDIGGDKALSYFPIKEENPFLGWRGIRVTLDHPEIFLVQTRAMLKASEGLNNLRILLPMISGIHELEEALHLIHRAWGEVRDEGTDVPMPPVGVMVEIPAAVYQTKELARQVDFLSVGSNDLTQYLLAVDRNNPRVADLYDYLHPAVLQALNTVVRDAHGEGKPVSICGEMAGDPAAAILLMAMGFDSLSMNATNLPKVKWMLRQVNMSKAKELLVEALSHDNPQVIHSSLQLALKNLGLARMIGPGANKTL
- a CDS encoding sulfite exporter TauE/SafE family protein, with translation MEFVLYLLLGACAGVLAGLFGVGGGIIIVPVLVFSFTLQGFDASVLTHLAVGTSLATIVFTSINAVLEHHRKGAVQWPIFAWMTLGILIGAGIGAKTASLIQGPQLQKIIGVFALIIAAQMALDLKPKASHDIPGKPALIGAGGVIGWASAIFGIGGGSLTVPFLTWRGLPMQKAVATSSACGLPIALASALSFMLLGWHEEHLPPHSIGFVYLPALVGIAVTSMFFARFGARLAHKLSPRLLKRLFAALLFCVGLSFLI
- a CDS encoding RNA pyrophosphohydrolase, with translation MIDPDGFRPNVGIILTNDAGQVLWARRINQDAWQFPQGGINPDETPEDALYRELNEEVGLERDDVEILACTRGWLRYRLPQRLVRTHSQPLCIGQKQKWFLLRLVSNEQRVRMDLTGKPEFDGWRWVSYWYPLGQVVTFKREVYRRALKELAPRLLTRD
- a CDS encoding NRDE family protein; this translates as MCLIVFAWRPGHALPLIVAANRDEFYARPTQALAAWEDAPGVHAGRDLEAGGTWLGVGPQGRFAALTNIRDPGQVLGPRSRGELVAAYLQGELGVEAYLDQVASHSGQYSGFNLLVGDGHQLGYLHARDAAPRLLEAGVYGLSNAGLDTPWPKLVKARTGLQGMLDTADPQRLLALLADNELAADGELPETGVGVATEKLLSSVFIASQNYGTRASTVLIVDDQGRRRLVERSFGPFGGHLGEVSLEV
- the lgt gene encoding prolipoprotein diacylglyceryl transferase, with the protein product MLPYPQIDPVAVALGPLKIHWYGLMYLVGIGGAWLLASRRLNRFDPTWTREKLSDLVFWLSMGVIVGGRLGYVLFYDLHAYLANPTLIFEVWKGGMSFHGGFIGVMLAALWFGKRNNKSFFELMDFVAPLVPIGLGAGRIGNFINAELWGKPTDVPWAMIFPPFSDPAQLPRHPSQLYQFALEGVALFVILWLFSRKPRPTMAVSGMFALFYGIFRFIVEFVRVPDAQLGYIAWGWLTMGQILCVPMILAGLGLIWWAYNRKPTAKPA
- a CDS encoding heavy metal translocating P-type ATPase — protein: MNQPVSHEHKHSHDHAHGVEDHGHAPHAHSCCGSSAAPALVQLREKASSHAQFSRFRIDAMDCPTEQTLIQDKLGKLAGVEQLEFNLINRVLGVRHTLSDTGEIERAIDSLGMKAEPLAAEDDGSTPAAQPLKTRWWPLALSGVAAIAAEIVHFASLAPEWLVAALALAAILGCGLGTYKKGWIALKNRNLNINALMSIAVTGAVLIGQWPEAAMVMVLFTVAELIEARSLDRARNAIGGLMQLAPDMATVQQADGQWREVEVREVAIGALVRVRPGERIGLDGEVVSGQSSVDQAPITGESLPVEKAAGDKLFAGTINQAGALEYRVTAAAGQSTLARIIKAVEEAQGARAPTQRFVDQFSRIYTPVVFAVALAVAVIPPLFMAGAWFDWVYRALVLLVVACPCALVISTPVTIVSGLAAAARKGILIKGGVYLEGGRKLDFLALDKTGTITHGKPVQTDVKVLEPLFEGRAQAFAASLADRSDHPVSGAIAQFAKAHNLALSEVSEFAALAGRGVRGDIDGETYHLGNHRLVEELGLCSPELEAQLDTLERQGKTVVLLLDRSGPLALFAVADTVKDSSRQAIAELHALGIKTVMLTGDNPHTAQAIAAQVGIDRAAGNLLPADKLHSIEKLYVEGHRVGMVGDGINDAPALARAEIGFAMAAAGTDTAIETADVALMDDDLRKIPAFVRLSRQSAAILTQNIVLALGIKAIFLAITFAGMATMWMAVFADMGVSLLVVFNGLRLLRK
- the cadR gene encoding cadmium resistance transcriptional regulator CadR, coding for MKIGELAKATDCAVETIRYYEREQLLPEPARTEGNYRQYTQAHVERLTFIRNCRTLDMTLDEIRSLLRLRDSPGDSCGSVNALIDEHIEHVQARIDGLVALQEQLVELRRRCNAQGAECAILQQLETNGAVSVPDTEHSHVGRSHGH